Genomic window (Ruminococcus flavefaciens AE3010):
ATTTTCTCGGGAGTTCGCAAAAAGCTTGAATACGCTGATATCCCTGAGACCTTCAAGGGAGTTCCTGCAACTCTGATAGCTGCATCTATAGTCTCAATAAGCTTTATGGGCTTTGCGGGACTTATCAAGTGAAAGGGGGAGACGATTTGACTTATCTTATCCCTGCTCTTATTCTCGGCGGCTGCGGCATACTTGCAGGAGTACTGCTTACAATAGCTGCAAAAGTTTTCTACGTGAAAATCGATGAAAGAATAGAAAAGATCAACGCTGCTCTGCCGCAGGCAAACTGCGGAGCCTGTGGTTTTGCGGGCTGTTCTGATTATGCTTCGGCTATAGTTAATAAAGGCGCAGCAACAAACCTCTGCCGTCCGGGAGGAAGTGACGCCGCTAATCAGATAGCGTCCGTTCTCGGAACTGCAGCTGCTGAAGTTGTGCCCATGACAGCCGTTGTACACTGCAGCGGCGACTGTAATGCTACACAGAAGGCGTTCCTTTTCGACGGAGTACAGTCCTGCAAAGCTGTAAAGCGTTTTTACGGCGGAAGCGGAATGTGCAAGTATGGCTGCATCGGTCTTGGTGACTGTGTTGCGGTATGTGAGCACGATGCTGTCAAAATCATAAACGGTATTGCTAAGGTAACTCCTTCTCTTTGCGGAGCCTGCGGACAATGTGCAAAGGCATGCCCAAATGAGCTTATAGAGATAAAGCCTGTTTCAAAACGTGTGGACGTTCTGTGCGCTTCATACGACAACGGAAAAGTCACTAAGCTTGTATGCAAGAACGGTTGTATAGGCTGTAGGATATGTGAGAAAAAGTGTCCTAACGAAGCTATCATCGTAAATAATTTCCATGCTTATATCGACCACAGCAACTGCACGAACTGCGGTCTCTGCATGGAGTCATGTCCTGTAAAGGTCATACATCGATGCGATCCATAAACAAAAGCCACAGCATAAAGCTGTGGCTTTTTTAGTTATATAAGCTTTCTCTCATCGCAGTATTCACATTCAAGGAGCGTTTCGTCACCGCTTGAACGGAAGCTCTTGGGGAGATATTCTTCGTGATTGGTTATGCATTTCGGATTTGAACAGCGAACTCCGCTGAAAACCTTGCCATTCAGTGTTTCGGAGGACTTCTTCTCCTTTAATATAGTCATTATAAGTGCCATACGCACATACATACCGTATTTAGCCTGCTTGAAGTACATTGCACGCTCATCGTCGTCCACCTCAACAGTGATCTCGTCAACTCGCGGCAGGGGGTGCATTACGATCATATCTTTCTTAGCCCCCATCATTTTCTTTCTGTCAAGAACATAGACATCTTTCTGAGCAAGATATTCTTCCTCACTTGCGAAGCGCTCCTGCTGTATTCTTGTCATATAAAGCACATCAAGACTGCCGATAGCTTCTTCAAGAGTCTTTACTTCCTTGTACTTGCTTCCGTTTGCCTTGATAATATCCTTGATATAAGCAGGCATACCAAGCTCTTTAGTAGATATGAACACGAATTTATTGTCAGGGAACATGCTCAGTGCCTTGCAGAGAGAATGAACAGTTCTTCCGTTGAGAAGATCACCGCACATACCGATAGTAAGTCCCGAAAGAGTTTTCTTCTCGATCTTCAGCGTGAGCAGATCAGTAAGAGTCTGAGTAGGGTGGAGGTGTCCGCCGTCACCTGCGTTGATAACGGAGCAGTCAGCCGTAAGTGAAGCTGCTTTGGCAGCTCCTGCGATAGGGTGACGTATGACCAGAACATCTGCATAATTGCTGACGATCTTTGTGGTATCCTTAATTGTCTCGCCCTTGGCAACAGAAGAATTTGCGGGATTGTCAAAGCCGATTATCTGACCGCCAAGTCTTATCATAGCTGTCTGGAAGGACATCTGTGTACGTGTGGACGGCTCATAGAAAAGTGTAGCCATGATCTTTCCGTCGCACACATGGGCAAAATCAGCAGGAGCCTTGTATATCTCCTCACCAAGCTCTACCACCTTTTTCCACCATGAAACAGGATAATCGTTCAGATCTATAAGATGCTGATATTCCGAAAACATATTTTATACCTCCGTTTATAATTACAGTATTTTACTGTCGTTGATTATCATTTCAAACTGAACTCCGAGGAATTCCGAAGCTCTTCTGCAAAGGAGCATACGCTTCATAAATATCTCAAAATATTCAAGAACAGAGGATATCTCAGTATCTATCTGAAGCTCAAGAATAATTGACGACTTATCATCGTTGAATTTAACAGCCGACTGTACAACAGCGTAATTTACGCGGTCGTGGATATCAAATGTGAGCAGATCTGTATTGCGGACACGGCTTCTGCGCACATCGGTCTTGTCGCCGATTATCATAGCCGCAGAAATAGGATCAAGGGGCTGTCCTGTACCTTCGTCATGATTGCCTATAGCTGATATTATAGAGCATATCTCATCAGCAGGCATGCTCAGACTGTCAAGCAGTCTGAAAGCCATAACAGCACCGCTTTGCGCATGGTCAACTCGGTTTATAACATTACCGATATCGTGCATTATTGAAGCCACCTTTGCCAGCTCCACAGTTCTTTCATCGTATCCCAGAGTTTCAAGTATCATGGACGAGGTATAAGCAACTCTTTCAACATGAGGAAAGGAATGCTCGGTATAGCCGAGTGCTTCAAGAGCCTGATCGGCTCTGCGGATATACTCCATGATATCAGGATTCTGTTTAATGTACTTGTATGTAACTTTACTTGCCATAATATCTCCGTTTGATCAATATTTTCCGTTATTTTCAAAATAGACCTTGTACCAGATAAGGAATATGAACACTGTCCATATCTTTCGGCTGTTATCAGCCTTTCCCTCTCTGTGGTCGTCAAGAAGCTTCAGCAGGGGAGCGATATTGAAGAACTCCTGTGCGCTCTCGCTTTCAAAATAGCTTTTAACAAGCTCATAGTACTTATCTTCCTTGAGCCATACTCTTATAGGAACAGGGAAGCCCAGTTTTTTCTTTGCAGCTGTTTTTGCTGTCTGCTCGGGAGTATCTTTTTTTGCGGCAAGACGCATAGCATACTTTGTGATATACTTTGTCTCGTCC
Coding sequences:
- a CDS encoding RnfABCDGE type electron transport complex subunit B → MTYLIPALILGGCGILAGVLLTIAAKVFYVKIDERIEKINAALPQANCGACGFAGCSDYASAIVNKGAATNLCRPGGSDAANQIASVLGTAAAEVVPMTAVVHCSGDCNATQKAFLFDGVQSCKAVKRFYGGSGMCKYGCIGLGDCVAVCEHDAVKIINGIAKVTPSLCGACGQCAKACPNELIEIKPVSKRVDVLCASYDNGKVTKLVCKNGCIGCRICEKKCPNEAIIVNNFHAYIDHSNCTNCGLCMESCPVKVIHRCDP
- the pyrB gene encoding aspartate carbamoyltransferase gives rise to the protein MFSEYQHLIDLNDYPVSWWKKVVELGEEIYKAPADFAHVCDGKIMATLFYEPSTRTQMSFQTAMIRLGGQIIGFDNPANSSVAKGETIKDTTKIVSNYADVLVIRHPIAGAAKAASLTADCSVINAGDGGHLHPTQTLTDLLTLKIEKKTLSGLTIGMCGDLLNGRTVHSLCKALSMFPDNKFVFISTKELGMPAYIKDIIKANGSKYKEVKTLEEAIGSLDVLYMTRIQQERFASEEEYLAQKDVYVLDRKKMMGAKKDMIVMHPLPRVDEITVEVDDDERAMYFKQAKYGMYVRMALIMTILKEKKSSETLNGKVFSGVRCSNPKCITNHEEYLPKSFRSSGDETLLECEYCDERKLI
- a CDS encoding HD domain-containing protein, which translates into the protein MASKVTYKYIKQNPDIMEYIRRADQALEALGYTEHSFPHVERVAYTSSMILETLGYDERTVELAKVASIMHDIGNVINRVDHAQSGAVMAFRLLDSLSMPADEICSIISAIGNHDEGTGQPLDPISAAMIIGDKTDVRRSRVRNTDLLTFDIHDRVNYAVVQSAVKFNDDKSSIILELQIDTEISSVLEYFEIFMKRMLLCRRASEFLGVQFEMIINDSKIL